CGGATCCCGCTAAGCGGGACGGATTATGACGGATATTCACAGATGAAAAGAAAGCTTCATCTGCGGCCATCCGTGTGGTTATCCGTGAAAATCCGTGGCGAACATCATTTACCGTTACCCCTGCAAAACTGACCCATTACCGCATTCCCGTTTAACCTGTTCACCCAAATCTCGGTTGTGCTATAGTGTCCGCCGCGGCGGAGGCGACAGTGTGCATCGCCGTTCTGGGCGTGGCCGCAGGCGTGCACCGGGACCTTCACGACAAAAAGGAGTTTCATTATGGCAGACGCTGTTGACTTGAGAAAAGGGACGGCGATCCTGTACCAGGGCGCGGTTCATGTAATCACCGAGTACCAGCACGTCACGCCGGGGAACTGGCGTGCATACGTCCAGGCAACCATGCGCAATGTCAAAACGGGCAACTCGGTGCAGACGCGCTTCAGATCCACAGAGCAGGTTGATATCGTGGAGCTCGAGAACAAGAAATTGCAGTACGTCTACCGGGATTCCCAGGGTTATAACTTCATGAACCTGGAGGATTTCGGCAACATCATTCTCTCCCATGCTATCGTAGGCGATGCGGCCAGGTATCTCAAGGAGGGAGACGAGGTCGAGGCCCTCTTCCACAAAGATGAACCGATCGAACTCGATCTCCCGACCAGCGTCGTCCTCAAGGTCGTGAAGACCATTCCGGGCTTCAAGGGGGATTCAGTCACCAACCTGCAAAAACCCGCAACGCTCGAAACCGGGTATGAACTGAACGTGCCGCTCTTCATCAAGGAGGGAGACCGCCTCCGCATCGACACCCGCACGGGAGAGTACACCGGGAGAGAATAACACGTCCCCCGCGTTTGAACCGTTCGAGACGTGTGAGCAGCTCCGTTGCGGTTAACGATTCACACTATTCAAACGGCTCAAACTATCCTATAAAATTGCGAGGGGCTTGTTATCCCTCTCTCCTGACTACTTCTTCAACTCTTCCGGGTTCAGCAGCCTGAAGCCGACCTTGAGTTTCGCCTGGAACTCGGTTACCTTGTCGCCCTCGATGCGGCCGCCCATGCGATCAACCTCAAACCAGCCCATCGCCTTGATCGTTTTCCCCGCCTCCGCCACGGCGTTGCGCGTGGCCTCGGCAAAACTCTTCGGCGAGGTCCCCACGATCTCGATCACCTTGTACGTCTTCGACATGCGTCCCTCCTTTCTTGAATATATATTCACCACGGAGACACGGAGATCTTAAAACAGTAACAACAGTTTCTCGTTTCTAGTTTCTAGCGCAAGAAATAATCCGTGTTTATCTGTGTTCATCTGTGGTTAGATTTAATCTGCTAAAATCCGCGCAAATCCGCGGCTAATCATTTCAAACTTTTCCTCCGTGCGCTCCGTGCCTCCGTGGTAAAAATTATTACATAAAATAGTCCTGGTGCTGAGTGATATACTTCAGGGTTTCGACAAACGCGTCCACGTCATGCGGCTCGAAGGTAAAGACCGGCCTGATGGCGTGCTCTTTCAGCAGCCTGAAAAAAGCGGCGAAATCGATTTCCCCCATCCCCGGGGCGAGGTGGTCGTCCCACTCTCCGCGGTTGTCCGTGATGTGGACCTCTTCAATCCAGGGAGCGCAGCGCGCGATCCATTCTTCAAGGGGCGCCCTGCCGAACACGTGGTGGTGGGCAATATCAAAGCAGAGCTTCAGGTTTGCCGCGCCGACCCTTGAGAGGGCTTCAAGCAAGAGGTCAGGCGACGGCTCAAAGGTATTTTCAAGCATCAAATGCTTCTTCCTCCGCGACGCCTCACCGCTCAAAAATCGCAACGAGGACACCAGATTCTCCGTATAGCGAACCTCGCAATTGCGCTTATTGAGCGTATCAAAGCCGGAATGGAGCGTCACTGATTCGGCGCCGATCGCATCGGCGAATTCGATCGCCTGCAAAAAACGGCTTCGGCTGACATCTTGTATTCTTGGATCGAATGCGCCGAGCACCATTTCCGAAATGGGGCCATGGACACGTCGCCTGAGATGTTTCTCCTGAAAGAGCCGCCTGGCCCGCTCGATCTGTTTCGCGTCAACTCTCTCCAGGTCTTCCCCGTCCACGAAGACCTCAGCGTTCACCGGATATTGATCCATGAGATCCTCGTGCGTCAGCAAAAATTCCAGCGGCACATTGAAGAAGAGATTGGTGTTCACAAAACCGTCCCTCGCTTCCAGATGGTCATGCTGATATAATCACACTGTGCTTCCCGCACGCCGAACTCAAAATGCACCCGTATCACCCGGCGGGCGGCCAGCGACGAATAGTATAGCGCAGGGGACGCACATTGACAAACATGAATTACCTGAAACTCCATTCCTGGAAGATAGGGTACTCGCAAGCGGCATCGATCCAGCAGGCCCTGAGGAAGCGCCTGCTGCTCGCGCCTCCCGCGAGGGCCCCACGGCTGATTGCCGGCGCGGACGCCTCGTACGGGAAGCACAGCGATCTCTTCTATGGCGCGGTGGTCGTGTTCTCACTTGAGCCGTGGCGGCTCGTCGAACGGGCGTTCGCGCGGGGGCGCGTCTCATTCCCCTACATCCCCGGCCTGCTCAGCTTCAGAGAGGCGCCGATCCTCCTCAGGGCGTTCAAAAAACTCAAGGCCGTGCCCGACCTGATCATCTTCGATAGCCAGGGGATCGCCCACCCGCGCGGTCTCGGCCTCGCCGCCCATATGGGACTCTTCCTCAACACATCCACGATCGGCTGCGCCAAAAGCCGCCTCGTCGGCGCGTACCGGGAGCCCGGCAGGCGCACCGGCTGCCGCACGGCGCTCACGCACGACGGGAAGCGGATCGGAACCGTGGTGCGCACCCGCGATGGGGTTAAACCGGTTTTTGTATCGCCCGGGCACCTGATGGACCACCGAGGGGCAGTGCGCTGGGTACTCAGGTGCTGTCGAGGCTATCGCCTCCCCGAGCCCACCAGGCACGCCCACATCCTGGCAAACCAAATACGGCGGGGGGGAACGGCGCGCATGACGGGGTAATGACATGCCTCCTGCCCTACGAAGGATAGTGCATACGATACACGATGACGCTTTGAGCGGCATCCGGCAGCGCGAAATCACGTGCCGGACAATACTCAGCCCCTCGGGCATCCCTGGAGCTGATTACTCAATCAATCCCTATATCGGCTGCGTGCACGCGTGCGCCTACTGCTACGCCCACTACATGCAGCGATACTCGGGACACGATGAGCCGTGGGGAAGCTTTGTCGACCTCAAGGTAAACGCTCCCCAGGCGCTCATACGCCAGCTCCGCCGCATGCCGCGCGCCTCCATCTTCATGAGTTCCGTGACCGATCCGTACCAGCCCCCGGAGCAACACTCCCGGATCACCCGGCGCATTCTGGAAATTCTGGCCCCCCTCGCTCACTCGCTCAGCATCCACACAAAATCGTCGCTCGTGGAAAGGGATATCTGCATCCTGCGCGACTTCAAAGACGTCTCGGTCACCTTCACCATCGTCACCGGGGACGAGGACGCGGCCAGATGCATCGAGCCCCGCGCCTCGTCAGTCGCCGAGCGCCTCAGGGCGCTTGAACAACTCTCTCGCGCGGGGATAGCGACATCCGTGTTCATCGGCCCGATCATCCCGCTCGTCACGGAGAGGAATATCGAGCGGCTCCTCGTTCGGCTCTCCGGCGCCGGCGTCAGAAGGCTCATGCTGGACGACCTGCACTACTTCTCGCGTATCAAGGGACGCCTCCTCCCCGCGCTGTATGCGTACGACAGGGATGCCGCGCGGAGTTGCACGCGCATCCCTGAAAATTACTATCAACACGTGGCGCACATTATTCTAAAATTCTGCCGCACGCATGACATGCAATGCGTGACATTGTTCTGACATCGTATTTTTCACCACGGACCTGCCGGCGGGCAGGGGCGCGGAGAGCACGGAGTAAAAATGGCTTTCCCTGCAAAGGGTAAAAAGAACAATAATCTTTGTCTTCCCTCTTTGTTAAACTACTATTTTCTTTTCTCCGCGTCCTCTGTATTACAAGTGCGCAAAACTTTTTAATTTGAGAAAGTTTTTCGCTTGGTATTCGTAACTTTCTTTACCGTAGAATGTTGTGTTCAGTGAATTCAGTGTCCCTGCCCGCCGGCAGGCAGGTTCAGTGGTAAAAATTGGTTGCGGCCAACGGCCGCGCTGTGTCCCTGCCCGCCGGCAGGCAGGTCCGTGGTTAAACATAATCTATTTTACTAAGGAGGTATCTCATGCGGATAGTGCAGCGGTACGTTGCGATAGGGGTTTCGGCGCTCCTACTCTCGGGCTGCGGCTGGAAGATGGCCCAGACCCCCCTGAGACTCCAGGGACAGGTCCTCGAGTCCGGAACGAATGAGCCCGTTGAGGGGGCCTACATCGACATCGCCGACGAGAAGGATAAACTCGATTTTGCAATCAAGACCGATATCACGACCGATAAGAACGGGATGTTTGACGGTACCTACAACTACACCTACGAGAAGTGGATGTGGCTGGGGGTCCCCGTGTTCTGGCTGCGGAACACACCGGAGAGGCTTTACATCGAGGCGTTCAGGAACGGCTATAGGAGGCGTATCATCGAAACCGAATACCAGGCCGATCAGACCGGCAAAAATAAAATACCCCCCGCGCTCCAGCTTGATCCGATCCGTATTCAGAAGGTCACGCCGGCGAAGAAATCACCGGGGCGTGCGGTGGGAACGTGATGGGAATGCCATGAGTCCTTGCCGATCCTCTGATAAACACCGCCGGGTGCTTCCGACCGGGAAGCTTCCGCCGCGGCTCCTGAAGCCGCAGCTCGACCGCGTGCCATCGGGGAAGGGGCGGGTGCTCGTCGGTCCCCGCTACGGCGATGATGCCACGGTGATCGACTTCGGCGACCGCCTCCTCGTCTGCACCTGCGATCCGATCACCCTCGCGTCAAGGCAGATCGGCCGATACGCCGTCCACATCAACGCCAACGATGTCGCGGTCATGGGCGCCAGGCCCCTCTGGTTCTGGGTCACGATCCTGCTGCCGGAGGGGAGAAGCGACGAGGGTCTCGTGGAGGATATCTTCTCCGACACACGCGCAGCGTGCGCCGAGCTCGGCATCGAGCTCTGCGGCGGGCACACCGAAATCACCGCCGGGCTCGCGCGCCCGATCCTCAGCGGGTTCATGGCAGGCGAGGCGGAGCGCGCGCGGTTGGCAGACAAGAAGACCATCAGGCCGGGAGATGATATCATTCTGAGCCGTGGCATCGCCATAGAGGGCACCGCCACCATCGCCTCCGAGCAGTCCCGGAGACTCGCCTCTCTGGACCCCGCTCTCGTTCGCCGCGCGCGTCGTTTGCTTTCCGATCCGGGAATCAGCGTGGTCAGGGAAGCGCTGCTCGCTGTCGAGACGGCCGGGGTGCACGGCATGCACGACCCCACCGAGGGGGGGCTCTTTACAGGCGTGCGGGAGATCGTCGAGGCGGCCGGCGTCGGCGTGGAAATCGCCGAGGATCAGATTCAGGTGCTCCCCGAGACCACCGCGATATGCGCCCTCCTTGGCCTCGATCCGATGGGTCTCCTGGCCTCGGGTTCGCTCCTCGTCGTCTGCGATCAGGGCAGCGCGAAAAATATTCTCCGCGCGTACCATGAAAAGGAGATCCCCGCGCGGATCATCGGCCGGGTAAAAGAGCGGCAGTGTGGAATAATGCTGAGGGGTACGCGCGGCCTCATCCCGCTGCCCGAATACGAACGGGACGAGATCACAAAACTCATATGACCAGACCACGCTCGATCAAAGGCGCATCCGCGGAGAACTTCTGCATGCGGTGCGGGGCTCGCCTCGTCCGCGCGAGGAGGGAGGGCAGGGTCCGCCATGCCTGCCGGCGCTGCGGCTGGATATATTTCAAGAATCCGTCATCGGCGTCAGCGGTCGCCATCGTCTCGGACGGCAGGGTCGTCCTCGTCAAACGCAGGGTCCCGCCGCACGCGGGAAGCTGGTGTCTGCCCGCGGGGTTCCAGGAATACGACGAGGGACCGGAGGAGGCTGCCGTGCGCGAGGTGAAGGAGGAGACGAATCTGGACATCCGCATCCGGAAGCTCCACACGGTCTTCTTCAGCACCGCGCACCCCGGCAAAAACACCGTCGTCCACGTCTATCTTGGAGAGAAGGTGGGCGGCGCACTGCGGCCCGGGGGCGATGTTTCAGATGTCAGGGTGTTTCCGCTCGACAAACTTCCCTCACGCATCGCCTTCACATCGCATCTTAAGGTCATCACGCATATCGCAAAGAGGGGGCATCGACGCACGACGCCACGAAAGAGCGCGCGACGGGGAATCCCCGCGCGCCGTTGCCATAATGAAAAAAATTAACATCGCCGTGCTCATGGGTGGGCGCACCGCCGAGCATGATATTTCGCTCAAGTCGGGGACAATGGTGGTCAATCACCTGGACCGCAGAAGGTACAATGTCACGCCCGTGGTGATCAGCCGCGGTGGCCTCTGGTATGTCCCCCGGCGCTCTCTCGGGCCGAGGGGATGGTCTCCGGTCCGTGGCCGGAGAGAAAGACAGCGCTTCCTCCCCGTGGGCGAAGCGCTCAGCCGGCTTCTGAGAACCCGGGTTGACTGCGTTTTCATCGCCATGCACGGCCCCTATGGAGAGGATGGGACCGTCCAGGGGATGATGGAGATGCTGGATCTTCCCTACACCGGCTCCGACGTCTGCGCGAGCGCACTCGCCATGGACAAGGTCAAGGCGAAGGAGGTTTATCGTTGCAACCGCATCCCGACGCCGCCCTCACTCGTCCTGGATGCGACCGCTTGGGGAAAGGAAAGGACGCCGCACCTCACCCGCATCAAGCGCGCCATCGGGTACCCCTGTTTCCTCAAGCCGGTCAGACTCGGATCGAGCGTGGGTTTGACGATTTGCAGGAATCAGACTGAACTATTGCGGAGAATGCCGTCCTCGCTCAGATACGGCGGCCGGATACTCGTGGAAGCCTACGTGGAGGGGCGCGAGCTCACCTGTGCCGTCCTCGACACCCCCGGGGGGAAGCCCGCGATTGCCCTCCCCCCCACGGAAATCATCCCGCAGACAAGGGCGTGGTTCGACTACCACGCGAAGTACACGCCGGGGGCTTCACTGGAGATCACCCCCGCCCCCGTCCGGAAGGCGCTCGCCGCTCGGGTGCAGGATATCGCGCTGCGCGCGCACCACGCGCTCGGCTGCTCGGGGATGTCGCGCACCGACATGATCGTGAGGCGGGGGAGGCTCCATGTCCTGGAGACCAATACCATTCCGGGAATGACACAGGTATCCCTCCTCCCGCAAGCCGCACGTGCTGCCGGCTTGAGCTTCCCGAGGCTCCTTGATAGAATTATCGCCACAGCCATGGAGGCTCACCGCCGCAGACGCCGCTACAACCTGGTGAGGTAGTGGACTACAGCCTGAAACCCAAGGTGCGTAATAGGACAGTTATAGGGTGTTGCCACGGATGACCACTGATTATTACGGATCTTCACCGAATGGTATATAATATGCGGGGACGTGCGAGTCAAATATGCGATGGAGGTATCAGATGTACCGAACATTCAGCGCGCTGCTCATTGTGTTGCTGGCAATTGTGATTCCCTGTTTCGCTCAATCCACTGAGCCGGTCGGCCCGACGGGGTGGACCACGCGGAACTGGATGGGATTTTCTGTCCAGATTACCGTCTTCGTACTTGCGATCATAGCTATCTGCAAGCTCGCGAGATGGGGAGAATAACAACAGCTTAAAATGTAAGGTGTAAAGTTGATAGTATCAGCGGGCGGAGGTGCGACCACCCCTAGATTTTTCCAAGCAGATGGAGCGGGTCGGCGATCAGGAGGATTCCCATCACCACCAGGATGATACCGCACGCCACCGAAACAGGCCTGATATAGTTCCTGAGTCTGGCCATCCGGCTCAGGACCTCGTCGGCGAGAATGGCCGAGAGAAGGAAGGGAACGCCCAGGCCAAGGGAGTACGCGATCAGGAGCCAGATGCCTGCCCTCAGCGTCTCGGCGGCACTCGCGCAGACGAGAATTGAACCGAGGATGGGTCCGACGCAGGGGGTCCAGCCGGAAGCGAATGCCACACCGACGATCATCGAACCCAGATAGCCAGCCGGTCGTGAGCGCAGATGGACCCTCCTCTCCTTCTCAATGAAACTCATCTTCATACCGAAAAGGATGTAGAGCCCGAACGCAATGATGACGATCCCTCCCCCTGCCCTCACCCATTCCTGATAGTCATGGAGACGCCTGCCGAGGTAGGTAATAGACGCCCCCAGGAGCACAAAGACGATTGAAAAACCTAGGATAAAAAAGATGCTGTTCAGCACTACCTCCCTTTTCGGCCTTCCTGACCTCGTGAGTTCGCTGAAGGAGACGCCGCTTATAAACGATAGATAGGCCGGGAGCAGCGGGAGGAAGCACGGGGTGAAGAAGGTCGCCACGCCCGCGCAAAAAGCCAACGGGACATTTACATGGGAGTAATCCATTTGCAGGACCCCACTCCATCAGAAACGTCTATCAAAAACCGCCGGCGGCGCCGAACGCATCGGGCGCTTTGCAATAATAATTGAACGTCATGCCGTGGGCAACTCAGGTGTTATTCATCGTGCTGATGCTGCTTTCTCGAGGGCCTTCTGCATCTCCACAAGGAACGGCGCGGGGGGCCGAAAACCGATGACGCTATGGATCACTTCACCCTTGCAGTTCATGAAGAGGACCGTCGGCAATCCCATGATCCGGTACTGAGACGCCGGGCCGGGATCCTTTCCCAGATCTATTTTGACTGACACAAACTGCTCCGCACGACTCCGCACCGCCGGGTCGGTGTAGGTCTTCTGGTCCAGCACTTTGCACCAGCTGCAGCGGTCGGAGAAAAAATCCACCATGAGGGGTTTTTTCACCTCCCTCGCCACCTGCAGCGCGTCGGGGAGCGAAGAGTGCCATCGCACCTCTCTCCCGCGGGGCGCGCGGGAGTCACCGCTCGTATCCCCTCGTTCTCCAGACGCCTCCCTGTCCCCCCGATCTCCGCAGCAGGGGAGCGAGAGGAGCGTGACGAGCACCACCATCCTCAGAATCGCCACTTGTCTGATTCCGCGTGCCGGCGATAGTGCCATTCCTGCTCCCCCTTCACCACGGCTCTTCACCCTCTCTTGTGCCGTCTGGAACAGCCGGCCCTTTTTCCTGCGCCCTGATCAGGTTCAGGAGCCGGTCCGTACTCAGAGAGACGCGTTCGATCCCTTGCTCAAGCGAAAGCCCCAGACGCACGAGCTCACTCAGAATGAGACAGGCGAGAAAAATAAGAATGCCGCAGATTGCCGCGCCGGCCGATATAAGTCCATTGTATCCGTAGCTGGAGTGGGCGAGCACCGCGCCGCCAGCGAGGCCGACAAAGCCCATGATCTTGAGCATCTGCACCAGGACTCTCAAGAAACCGAACTTCGCCCCATGCGGCTCGGGGGTCGCCTCTTCGCCGTGGAAGCACTCCTCACACAGGATACGGCCGTCGTCCGCTTCGTACCTGAATGACTCAGACGAAATGTCGCGGTTGCACTGCGCACAGTTGATCATGGTCACCCGCCACGCTCCCCTCTGCCATGATTTATGCCGCCACACCGGTTCTATCTGTTCAGGATCGGCAGAGCTTTCCTCTTCTGCGTCTTCTCCGCTTCCTTCCTGCTCATTAATTGATCGATGAAAAGCCTTGCCCCTCTCGCGGCAACCTCGTGGGGCATCCCCTCCTGGTCGAGCTTGATGTCCCCTCTCCAGATCGGCTCCGCGGTGGCGCTGTCAGTCATGCGGATCTGGGCAATCACTCGTGAGTTGCCGTGCATCCTGTACCGATACGTCGAAAAATCCTGTACCTGCCCCATGATGAGCGCGTCGGCCTTCAGGAGGGCCCCCACGCGTTGCACCTCTTTCGGGAGCAGCATGCCCCACACCTTTTCTTCTCTCCTCCTGAAGAATTGCGCGACCTTGTCAGGAGGGATTACCTGATAGGTGACCTTCGGTTTCAGCTCCTCCGTGAAGATATCGCACATGACCTTGCCGTTGTCCTCCGTCACCCGGTGCGGCACCCCCATCACCACCTTTTCGCCCCCCGTCACCACGTACTCGCCGAACGGGATGATCGCCACCTTTCGAATCTCGCCGTATTTTTCGAAGGGGGCGAGCGTCTGGAGCCTCACCATGTCCTCATTGATCCCCGTGACGCAGCCGGTAATCCATATGAGCCCAACCACCACGAGCACTCCCATACGTGTATGCATTGTGATCCTCCTTATGCCTCGAATGTTGTTCACCACACATTGCCGGCGCGGCCATAGAATATGGCTCGCGCGAACAGCTTGCCTGACGTGCGCGGAGCGGATCAACGCAGTCGTCACTCCACGCGAGGCGTGGGGGTCGCTCCCGCTGACGCTTCCATTTCTGCACGCTCCTGCTCGCTGATCTTCAACAGGCCGTAGAGCGTGGCATCGTGGATACGGCCCGCCTCATCCCAGTTCAGCCGCGCTGCGTCTGCCGCGTCCATCGAATACGTTCTGGAATGTTCCCTCTCCCAATAGGGCCCCACCGCTTCGAGTGACTCAAAACCACGACGGCCATATCTTTTCTCCGTCCCCTGGCGGTAGTGCCCTCGGTACGCGCTGATTGAAAGATTCGCGACCTTTTTCTTCAGGCCGATGAAATGGTTCACGGCATCGGGCTTGTCAGAAATACCCCAGCCTCCTTCTCCCCCCATCCAGGGGCGCTTCTGGAATGGGTGATCGATGTGGTACGAGAACCCATGGCCATAGCCGCCCTCCAGCAGGAACCTGACCACTGCCCACGCATCCTGTGAAAAATCCCGTTCCTCTCCTGTATCCTTCAGCACAATGGACAGCGCGATATCCCGCGTGTCATCCGGATTCCTCCGGGCGGTAGCCTGGATGTCGTCGGCAACCACCCGTTCGGCTGCAGTGAATCGAAGCTGATTGCTCCGGAAGAGAGCTCCGAGCGCCTTCCCCAGCGCCTCCCCCAGTTCCCCTTCTCCACAGTAGCGGTTATCGACACGCACGAATCCCTCAGCCTCTGCCTCCTCCCGCAGCGCGTCTATCGTCTTCGCAAGAGATTCCATCCTATGATCATCAGCAAATGCCCGGAGCCCCGCATCCCGCGCTGCCTGCAAGAGACGCTCTGCCCTGAGATAGGATTTCAAACCCATATCATAATCGCCAACGGCAACCGCTTCCTCGCCCTTCGCAATTTCCCGCTTCGCATCCCTGATCTGGTTGACGGATTGCACCACCGAGCAGCCGGCGCACGCGCATACCAGCACTACCGGAGCATACCGTGTCACCATCTTAAGCGCAGGCCACATCGTTAACACGCTCCCCCCGGCAGGCATCGCCACGCGATCAACCGGATACACGGAAGGCATCCTTGACGAGCATGACGCTCGGCGCCGCCCCCGTTGTCCAGCAGACACCGACCACGTCAAATCGGGTGTGCATATGGTGCAATGCGCATGCGGTGAGATAGTGGTTCGCAACAAGAACCAGCCGCTGCCGCTTGCGCGCGGTCACTGCTTCGAGGGGCGAACCAAACCTCCCCGTGCTCTTCCCCTTGACCTCAATGAACGCGACGGTCTCACCATCCCGCGCGATGAGGTCTATCTCTCCGCACGAGCAGCGATAGTTTCTCGCGAGTATCCGGTAGCCCTGCCCGCGGAGAAACCGCTCA
This window of the Candidatus Auribacterota bacterium genome carries:
- the efp gene encoding elongation factor P codes for the protein MADAVDLRKGTAILYQGAVHVITEYQHVTPGNWRAYVQATMRNVKTGNSVQTRFRSTEQVDIVELENKKLQYVYRDSQGYNFMNLEDFGNIILSHAIVGDAARYLKEGDEVEALFHKDEPIELDLPTSVVLKVVKTIPGFKGDSVTNLQKPATLETGYELNVPLFIKEGDRLRIDTRTGEYTGRE
- a CDS encoding dodecin family protein, with protein sequence MSKTYKVIEIVGTSPKSFAEATRNAVAEAGKTIKAMGWFEVDRMGGRIEGDKVTEFQAKLKVGFRLLNPEELKK
- a CDS encoding sugar phosphate isomerase/epimerase, producing the protein MNTNLFFNVPLEFLLTHEDLMDQYPVNAEVFVDGEDLERVDAKQIERARRLFQEKHLRRRVHGPISEMVLGAFDPRIQDVSRSRFLQAIEFADAIGAESVTLHSGFDTLNKRNCEVRYTENLVSSLRFLSGEASRRKKHLMLENTFEPSPDLLLEALSRVGAANLKLCFDIAHHHVFGRAPLEEWIARCAPWIEEVHITDNRGEWDDHLAPGMGEIDFAAFFRLLKEHAIRPVFTFEPHDVDAFVETLKYITQHQDYFM
- the nfi gene encoding deoxyribonuclease V (cleaves DNA at apurinic or apyrimidinic sites) — translated: MNYLKLHSWKIGYSQAASIQQALRKRLLLAPPARAPRLIAGADASYGKHSDLFYGAVVVFSLEPWRLVERAFARGRVSFPYIPGLLSFREAPILLRAFKKLKAVPDLIIFDSQGIAHPRGLGLAAHMGLFLNTSTIGCAKSRLVGAYREPGRRTGCRTALTHDGKRIGTVVRTRDGVKPVFVSPGHLMDHRGAVRWVLRCCRGYRLPEPTRHAHILANQIRRGGTARMTG
- a CDS encoding radical SAM protein; the protein is MPPALRRIVHTIHDDALSGIRQREITCRTILSPSGIPGADYSINPYIGCVHACAYCYAHYMQRYSGHDEPWGSFVDLKVNAPQALIRQLRRMPRASIFMSSVTDPYQPPEQHSRITRRILEILAPLAHSLSIHTKSSLVERDICILRDFKDVSVTFTIVTGDEDAARCIEPRASSVAERLRALEQLSRAGIATSVFIGPIIPLVTERNIERLLVRLSGAGVRRLMLDDLHYFSRIKGRLLPALYAYDRDAARSCTRIPENYYQHVAHIILKFCRTHDMQCVTLF
- a CDS encoding AIR synthase family protein is translated as MSPCRSSDKHRRVLPTGKLPPRLLKPQLDRVPSGKGRVLVGPRYGDDATVIDFGDRLLVCTCDPITLASRQIGRYAVHINANDVAVMGARPLWFWVTILLPEGRSDEGLVEDIFSDTRAACAELGIELCGGHTEITAGLARPILSGFMAGEAERARLADKKTIRPGDDIILSRGIAIEGTATIASEQSRRLASLDPALVRRARRLLSDPGISVVREALLAVETAGVHGMHDPTEGGLFTGVREIVEAAGVGVEIAEDQIQVLPETTAICALLGLDPMGLLASGSLLVVCDQGSAKNILRAYHEKEIPARIIGRVKERQCGIMLRGTRGLIPLPEYERDEITKLI
- a CDS encoding NUDIX hydrolase; its protein translation is MTRPRSIKGASAENFCMRCGARLVRARREGRVRHACRRCGWIYFKNPSSASAVAIVSDGRVVLVKRRVPPHAGSWCLPAGFQEYDEGPEEAAVREVKEETNLDIRIRKLHTVFFSTAHPGKNTVVHVYLGEKVGGALRPGGDVSDVRVFPLDKLPSRIAFTSHLKVITHIAKRGHRRTTPRKSARRGIPARRCHNEKN
- a CDS encoding D-alanine--D-alanine ligase; translated protein: MKKINIAVLMGGRTAEHDISLKSGTMVVNHLDRRRYNVTPVVISRGGLWYVPRRSLGPRGWSPVRGRRERQRFLPVGEALSRLLRTRVDCVFIAMHGPYGEDGTVQGMMEMLDLPYTGSDVCASALAMDKVKAKEVYRCNRIPTPPSLVLDATAWGKERTPHLTRIKRAIGYPCFLKPVRLGSSVGLTICRNQTELLRRMPSSLRYGGRILVEAYVEGRELTCAVLDTPGGKPAIALPPTEIIPQTRAWFDYHAKYTPGASLEITPAPVRKALAARVQDIALRAHHALGCSGMSRTDMIVRRGRLHVLETNTIPGMTQVSLLPQAARAAGLSFPRLLDRIIATAMEAHRRRRRYNLVR
- a CDS encoding cytochrome c biogenesis protein CcdA gives rise to the protein MDYSHVNVPLAFCAGVATFFTPCFLPLLPAYLSFISGVSFSELTRSGRPKREVVLNSIFFILGFSIVFVLLGASITYLGRRLHDYQEWVRAGGGIVIIAFGLYILFGMKMSFIEKERRVHLRSRPAGYLGSMIVGVAFASGWTPCVGPILGSILVCASAAETLRAGIWLLIAYSLGLGVPFLLSAILADEVLSRMARLRNYIRPVSVACGIILVVMGILLIADPLHLLGKI
- a CDS encoding thioredoxin family protein, with the translated sequence MALSPARGIRQVAILRMVVLVTLLSLPCCGDRGDREASGERGDTSGDSRAPRGREVRWHSSLPDALQVAREVKKPLMVDFFSDRCSWCKVLDQKTYTDPAVRSRAEQFVSVKIDLGKDPGPASQYRIMGLPTVLFMNCKGEVIHSVIGFRPPAPFLVEMQKALEKAASAR
- a CDS encoding YraN family protein — its product is MRDLSAHRGQLGRQGEKLAERFLRGQGYRILARNYRCSCGEIDLIARDGETVAFIEVKGKSTGRFGSPLEAVTARKRQRLVLVANHYLTACALHHMHTRFDVVGVCWTTGAAPSVMLVKDAFRVSG